A region from the Anomaloglossus baeobatrachus isolate aAnoBae1 chromosome 11, aAnoBae1.hap1, whole genome shotgun sequence genome encodes:
- the LOC142257046 gene encoding fish-egg lectin-like, with translation MIQILGLLLLCSGAATAADRLCIVIDGRLKQVDAGNGQVYGVNDDDNIYQWMGSGWRQFPGQLMHVTVGPAGVWGVNKFQSIYKYKDDNWMRVSGRLKQIDAGGDKFLSGVNGMDDIFCANQDQTISNSTNVAYNDIDGSLKYYSCGPYGCWGVNAIDNIYYRHNVQPTYCKGSRWQHIDGRLKMVEVGSDGSVYGVNSNGKVYKREGITDGNPIGTSWTQLKFYDVMKHVSYDQGNLWLITKKGIIYKCKVDGSADQSCY, from the exons ATGATCCAGATCCTCGGGCTATTGCTGCTGTGCTCTGGAGCCGCCACCGCTGCAG ATCGTCTCTGCATTGTGATTGATGGGAGGCTAAAGCAGGTGGACGCCGGCAACGGTCAGGTTTATGGTGTGAATGATGATGATAACATCTACCAATGGATGGGTTCTGGCTGGAGGCAGTTTCCTGGACAGCTGATGCACGTGACCGTCGGTCCCGCCGGTGTCTGGGGAGTCAACAAGTTTCAAAGTATCTATAAATACAAAGACGACAACTGGATGCGAGTATCAG GTCGCCTGAAGCAGATAGACGCCGGTGGGGATAAATTCCTGTCTGGAGTTAATGGAATGGATGATATTTTCTGTGCGAACCAGGATCAGACTATTTCCAACTCGACAAACGTGGCCTATAACGACATAGATGGGAGTCTGAAGTATTACAGCTGTGGTCCCTATGGCTGTTGGGGTGTAAATGCTATCGATAATATATATTATCGCCATAATGTGCAGCCCACGTACTGCAAAGGAAGCCGATGGCAGCATATAGATGGCAGATTGAAAATGGTAGAGGTCGGCTCGGATGGTTCGGTGTATGGCGTCAACTCCAATGGAAAAGTGTATAAAAG GGAAGGGATCACTGATGGGAATCCTATCGGAACCTCATGGACTCAGTTGAAGTTTTATGATGTTATGAAACATGTATCTTATGATCAAGGAAACCTGTGGCTGATCACCAAGAAAGGAATCATCTATAAGTGCAAAGTGGACGGCTCTGCGGACCAAAGCTGCTACTAG